The following are from one region of the Phormidium sp. PBR-2020 genome:
- a CDS encoding NAD(P)/FAD-dependent oxidoreductase: protein MVYDVLIIGGGVIGCTIARELSRYAITTALIEKEGEVGFGTSKANSGIIHGGHHGPPETLKGQLEWEGNQQWDTLCDELGFGFKRIGELTVAMAEDQLPTLEKLQDYGNRKGVPGLELWDRDRIQAEEPHISQDAIAALYAPTTGVINPYEACFGLAENAALNGVEIKCDRPVTGIRQEGETWIVETPQETFQGRFILNAAGLYADKIAEMAGVGTFRIRPRKGEEYLLDKRLQGFIKRVIFPCPTPVSKGILVIPTYDGTLMVGPTAEYVDSKEDLTTTAEGGQQVFSSVTQVVPGISPRDCIAEFAGLRAVTDSEDFIIGPTAKPGFINVAGIQSPGLTAAPAIATLLVDILGDEGLSLNPKDDFIPTIPKPIHFASLSTEEQIKLAEQDPSYGRIVCRCEFISEGEIRDSIRRGARTLDGIKFRTRAGMGRCQGGFCTGRCMELIRDELGIPLTAITKRGGDSWVARPRHEEVSQSC from the coding sequence ATGGTTTACGACGTACTGATTATTGGCGGCGGCGTGATTGGCTGTACCATTGCCCGAGAACTGAGTCGCTATGCCATTACCACTGCCCTCATTGAGAAAGAAGGAGAAGTGGGCTTTGGAACTAGCAAAGCGAATAGCGGCATCATTCACGGCGGTCATCACGGTCCCCCGGAAACACTCAAAGGACAACTTGAATGGGAGGGAAACCAACAGTGGGATACCCTCTGCGATGAACTTGGATTTGGCTTTAAGCGCATTGGTGAACTCACCGTCGCCATGGCCGAAGACCAACTCCCCACCCTAGAGAAACTCCAAGATTACGGAAACCGCAAAGGGGTTCCCGGCTTAGAACTCTGGGATCGCGATCGCATCCAGGCCGAAGAACCCCACATTAGCCAGGACGCGATCGCCGCCCTCTACGCCCCCACCACCGGAGTCATCAACCCCTACGAAGCCTGTTTTGGTCTGGCAGAAAACGCCGCCTTGAACGGAGTAGAGATCAAGTGCGATCGCCCCGTCACCGGCATCCGCCAAGAGGGAGAAACCTGGATTGTAGAAACCCCCCAAGAGACCTTTCAGGGGCGCTTCATCCTCAACGCCGCCGGACTCTACGCCGACAAAATCGCCGAGATGGCTGGAGTTGGAACCTTCCGCATTCGTCCCCGTAAAGGGGAAGAATACCTCCTCGACAAACGGCTGCAAGGCTTCATCAAACGCGTCATCTTTCCCTGTCCCACCCCCGTCTCCAAAGGCATCCTCGTGATTCCTACCTACGACGGAACCCTGATGGTGGGGCCCACCGCCGAGTATGTCGACAGCAAAGAAGACCTCACCACCACCGCTGAAGGAGGACAACAGGTCTTTAGCAGCGTCACCCAGGTTGTCCCCGGTATCAGTCCCCGAGATTGCATTGCCGAATTTGCCGGCTTGCGGGCCGTCACCGACAGCGAAGACTTCATCATCGGCCCCACCGCCAAACCCGGATTCATTAACGTCGCCGGGATTCAATCCCCTGGACTGACCGCGGCCCCGGCGATCGCCACCCTCTTGGTCGACATACTTGGAGATGAAGGCTTATCCCTCAACCCCAAAGACGACTTCATCCCCACCATCCCCAAACCCATCCATTTCGCCAGCCTCTCGACTGAAGAACAAATCAAACTGGCAGAACAAGACCCCAGTTATGGGCGCATCGTCTGTCGTTGCGAATTTATCAGCGAAGGAGAAATCCGGGATTCAATTCGTCGCGGGGCCCGTACCCTCGATGGCATTAAATTCCGCACCCGGGCGGGAATGGGACGCTGTCAGGGGGGCTTCTGTACCGGCCGCTGCATGGAACTAATCCGCGACGAACTCGGCATTCCCCTAACGGCCATTACCAAACGAGGCGGTGACTCCTGGGTGGCCCGTCCACGACATGAAGAGGTTTCCCAATCATGCTAA
- the pdxA gene encoding 4-hydroxythreonine-4-phosphate dehydrogenase PdxA: MSTPRLALTLGDPAGIGPEIVLKGLADTHCPSCDITVVGSRRVLQQTYTRLQQTCEVTGWRDRCQPLKDPDDLNLIDIDTDPATPGQGTAATGDASFAYLKEAITRTQAGEFEAIVTSPIAKSLWHQAGHVYPGQTECLAQGANCDRFGMMFVGRSPHTGWTLRSLLATTHIPLKDVPQALTWDLLTQKLDLLVESLQRDFGIGAPDIAIAGLNPHSGEAGDLGREEVECLQPWLEEERRKRPGVKLRGLIPPDTLWVNPGQAWFERADVPVSDAYLALYHDQGLIPVKLMAFDLAVNTTIGLPFIRTSPDHGTAFDIAGKGIASTTSTLAAIALAQDLALRRQRLNIH; this comes from the coding sequence ATGTCAACCCCCCGTCTTGCCCTCACCCTTGGCGATCCTGCTGGAATTGGCCCGGAAATTGTCCTCAAGGGCCTAGCAGACACTCATTGTCCAAGTTGTGACATTACGGTGGTAGGCAGTCGTCGGGTGCTGCAACAGACCTATACGCGACTGCAACAGACCTGTGAGGTGACCGGTTGGCGCGATCGCTGTCAGCCCCTCAAAGATCCCGACGATCTCAATCTCATTGATATTGACACAGACCCGGCGACTCCAGGACAGGGAACTGCCGCCACAGGGGATGCCAGTTTTGCCTATCTTAAAGAGGCCATCACCCGCACCCAAGCGGGAGAGTTTGAGGCGATTGTCACCTCTCCTATTGCCAAATCCCTCTGGCATCAGGCGGGCCATGTCTATCCCGGACAGACGGAATGTTTAGCCCAGGGGGCGAACTGCGATCGCTTTGGCATGATGTTTGTGGGGCGATCGCCCCATACGGGCTGGACCCTACGCTCCCTACTCGCCACCACCCACATTCCCCTAAAAGATGTCCCTCAAGCCCTGACATGGGATCTGCTAACTCAGAAGTTAGATTTACTGGTGGAGTCTCTACAACGAGATTTTGGCATTGGGGCCCCGGATATTGCCATTGCGGGCCTGAACCCTCACAGTGGCGAAGCGGGAGATTTAGGCCGGGAGGAAGTGGAGTGCTTACAACCCTGGTTAGAAGAGGAACGGCGTAAACGTCCTGGGGTCAAGTTACGGGGACTCATCCCCCCCGATACCCTCTGGGTCAACCCCGGACAGGCCTGGTTTGAACGGGCCGATGTACCCGTTTCCGATGCCTATTTAGCCCTCTATCACGACCAAGGCTTAATCCCCGTGAAGCTGATGGCCTTCGACTTAGCCGTCAATACCACCATTGGCTTGCCCTTCATCCGCACCTCCCCCGATCATGGAACTGCCTTTGACATTGCCGGCAAAGGCATCGCCAGTACCACCAGCACCCTCGCGGCGATCGCCCTGGCCCAAGACCTAGCCCTACGACGGCAACGCCTCAACATCCATTAG
- a CDS encoding DUF1667 domain-containing protein → MTTATQQPETTHYLCIGCPMGCRLEVDDVDGEVVEVRGNSCRRGDAYGRQEHVAPTRMVTTTVRVENGRWARLPVKTRDAIPKELMGDLCDALHTLTLQAPISMGDVVLPNALDTGVDVVASRDMPVEGNRE, encoded by the coding sequence ATGACCACTGCAACACAACAGCCTGAAACCACCCATTATCTCTGTATTGGCTGTCCGATGGGCTGTCGCCTAGAGGTCGATGACGTAGACGGGGAAGTCGTCGAGGTTCGAGGCAATAGCTGTCGTCGCGGCGATGCCTATGGCCGCCAAGAACACGTCGCCCCCACCCGCATGGTGACCACCACGGTACGGGTAGAGAATGGCCGCTGGGCCCGACTACCGGTCAAAACCCGCGATGCCATTCCCAAGGAGTTAATGGGCGATCTCTGTGATGCCCTCCATACCCTAACCCTTCAAGCCCCGATTTCCATGGGTGATGTGGTTCTCCCAAATGCCCTCGATACCGGGGTCGATGTCGTGGCCTCACGGGATATGCCGGTGGAAGGGAACAGGGAATAG
- a CDS encoding FAD-dependent oxidoreductase, whose translation MLITNPKHLKPDYDVVVVGGGPAGMGAAIGAKESGAERVLVVDREKEAGGVLLQCIHPGFGLHHFKEELTGPEYAQRYLEQVLDQDIDLATDSYVLDLDRDNRVKLMSGQAGVNVLSSKAVVLAMGARERTRGAIRTPGTRVSGVLTAGLAQRFVNMMGLLPGNRAVILGSGDIGLIMARRLTLEGVEVVGVYEIMPHANGLNRNIVQCLHDFDIPLHLSTTVVDIHGGDRLEAVTVAPVDGFTPDMSRSQRIPCDTLLLSIGLIPDNELARQLNLRFDPITSGPLVASTMETSKDGVFACGNTVHIHDLVDFVSQESELAGRNAGLYARGQQPPPDNIRLIPGENVAYCVPQTISSDRDHTVYMRVRQPMENCVLRLGDVYEKKIRFVLPAEMVNIKVRPKFLQQFHGDSLRVDIVPQQ comes from the coding sequence ATGCTAATTACCAATCCCAAACACCTCAAACCCGACTATGATGTGGTCGTCGTCGGTGGCGGGCCTGCTGGTATGGGGGCGGCGATCGGGGCCAAGGAAAGCGGCGCCGAACGAGTCCTGGTGGTCGATCGCGAAAAAGAAGCCGGAGGGGTTCTGCTGCAATGTATCCATCCCGGCTTTGGCCTGCATCATTTCAAAGAAGAACTCACGGGCCCTGAATATGCCCAACGCTATCTCGAACAGGTTTTAGACCAAGATATTGACCTGGCCACCGATAGCTATGTCCTGGATTTAGACCGAGACAACCGCGTCAAACTCATGTCCGGCCAAGCTGGGGTGAATGTTCTCTCCAGTAAAGCCGTAGTTCTGGCCATGGGGGCCCGAGAACGAACCCGAGGGGCGATCCGCACCCCAGGAACCCGCGTCTCCGGGGTTCTCACGGCGGGTTTAGCCCAACGCTTTGTCAACATGATGGGTTTATTACCGGGGAACCGGGCCGTCATTCTTGGATCTGGGGATATCGGCTTGATTATGGCCCGACGGCTGACCCTAGAAGGGGTCGAAGTGGTGGGGGTGTATGAAATTATGCCCCATGCCAACGGCTTGAACCGCAATATCGTTCAATGTCTCCATGACTTCGATATTCCCCTGCATTTGTCCACCACCGTCGTGGATATCCATGGGGGCGATCGCCTCGAAGCGGTCACCGTCGCCCCCGTCGATGGCTTCACCCCCGACATGAGTCGCAGTCAGCGGATTCCCTGTGATACCCTGCTGCTGTCCATTGGCTTGATTCCCGACAACGAACTAGCCCGTCAGTTGAACTTACGCTTCGACCCCATTACCAGTGGTCCCCTGGTGGCCAGTACCATGGAAACCAGCAAAGATGGGGTGTTCGCCTGTGGTAATACGGTTCATATTCACGACTTAGTAGATTTCGTCAGTCAGGAGTCAGAACTGGCCGGCCGCAACGCCGGACTCTACGCCCGAGGCCAACAGCCACCCCCCGACAACATCCGACTGATTCCGGGGGAGAATGTAGCCTACTGTGTCCCCCAAACTATTTCGAGCGATCGCGACCACACGGTGTATATGCGGGTTCGTCAACCCATGGAAAACTGTGTCTTACGTCTTGGAGATGTGTACGAGAAGAAAATCCGTTTTGTTCTCCCCGCCGAAATGGTCAACATCAAAGTACGGCCCAAGTTCTTACAACAGTTCCATGGGGACAGCTTACGAGTTGACATTGTGCCGCAACAGTAA
- a CDS encoding rhodanese-like domain-containing protein, with translation MKKLLLTLILCCFCSLAIAPPAALASHTADSVEVFEAIDEFLTSIPADYHKVGDTQALKEVMTQNNALVIDVREPSEYAAGHIPQAINIPLRSISENLNEIPKNRPVVLYCSSGYRTAMALTSLQLLGYDNVQSFPPSLAGWQAAGEPIEPQ, from the coding sequence ATGAAAAAACTGCTTTTGACCCTCATTCTGTGTTGTTTTTGTAGCTTGGCGATCGCCCCTCCAGCGGCCCTTGCCAGCCACACCGCCGACTCCGTAGAAGTCTTCGAGGCGATCGATGAATTTCTCACCTCGATTCCCGCCGATTATCACAAAGTCGGGGATACCCAAGCCCTCAAAGAGGTAATGACGCAAAACAATGCCCTAGTCATCGACGTTCGCGAACCTTCCGAATACGCCGCTGGCCATATTCCCCAGGCCATCAACATCCCCCTGCGAAGCATCAGTGAGAACCTGAATGAGATTCCCAAAAATCGCCCGGTTGTTCTCTACTGTAGCAGTGGCTATCGAACCGCCATGGCACTCACCAGCCTCCAACTCCTCGGCTACGACAACGTGCAATCCTTCCCCCCCAGTCTTGCCGGTTGGCAAGCCGCCGGAGAACCCATCGAACCCCAGTAA